Within Paenibacillus sabinae T27, the genomic segment ACGGAATTATGCTGAAAAATAAGAAACCGGCGTGGGGGGCTTCGGTCGTAGCCCCGTAGCTTCGAATCTTCCACTCCTTGTGTGAACGAGGAGATCAATATAGGAGCTAAACAGTCGTCTATCATGTACAGAGCGATTCCCCGAGTATGACCAAGGAACAATTGATTGAAGCGGCTAAAAGCCTGTTATAAGCAAAGCAATACAAATAAGAACGGTTGATTCCATTGAACAATGGCGTCAGCCGTTCTCTTTTGGTTTTTCAGATTCCAAATTACAACGTCTGTCCGCTGTCCACCGTGAGAATCTGCCCGGTCATCGCTTCCTGTTCCAGGACTGTGCAGATCATGGAGGCGATATCCTCGGGGGTTGAAATCCGCTGCAATAAAAGATGGGGAGCGAGCCTGCGCATTTGTTCTTCCCTGCCGGCCCACCATCTTGTCGCGACGGCGCCCGGCACGACACAGTTGACCCGAATATCGGGAGCGAGCGCCCGGGCCAACGATTTCGTAAGACCGTGAACGGCCGCTTTCGATACGGCATAGGGAAGCGAGGAGCCGAGTCCGGTTTGTCCGGCGATGCTGCCGAGATTGACGATCGCTCCCTGTTTATTTTTCTTCATATGGGGGGCAACAGCCCGCGCGCAGTAGAACATGCCCTTCACATTCACATCGAACAATTCATCCCAAGTTCCCCCGGTTACTGCTTCCAGATCGTCGATGGGAATATGCTTGGTAATGCTGGCGTTGTTGACGAGTACATCCACGGTGCCGAATTGCTGAACGATGGTTTCGATCATGGCCCGGACTTCGTTGTCCCGGGATACGTCGGCTTGTACAGCTATCGCCCATCCGCCCTGATCGTTAATCCGGCGGATGGTTTCCTCCGCCTCCGGTCTGGAGCGTGAATAATTGACGACAACAGCTGCTCCCCGCTCGGCCAGCATAAGGCTTGCCGCTCTGCCAATCCCCGTGCCGCCGCCCGTAACAAGGGCTATTTTCTGCTTCAAATCCATATCCGTTCACTCCCTGCGCTATGTTTAATCCTTATCAAGTAAATATTGTAAATCGCCCCATTCGATTTGTATAATTGAACTAATTGAAGCTTAAATTCAAAAATTTTGAACTAGCAGAGAGGAGGGAGCAGAGTGGATCTTAAAACCCTTAAAACTTTTCAATTGATCGTGAAATACGGGAGCTTCGTCCGTGCGGCTGAGGAAATGAACTATGTGCAATCGACCGTGACGATGCAAATCCAGAAGCTTGAAGCCGAGCTGGGCGTTCAACTGATCGAACGGGGAAACGGAAAAGAACTTCGGCTGACCGAAGCCGGAAGATTATTTCACGGCCAAAGCCTGCAAATCGTAAAAAACATGGAGCAAATCCAAACGGATCTGGCCAATTTGCAGCTCGGAGAATCGGGGCATCTTCGGATAGGAGTGACGGAGCCGACAGCGAGTTACCGTTTGCCCGGCATTCTGAAGGGGTTTATGTCCACGTATCCGAATATCCGCATTTCCGTGGAGTTCGGGAACACTCCCCTGCTGAGCGAGCGAACCCTCAAAGGAGAGCTTGATTTTTCGCTCTGCTCGGCGCCGGATCTTGGAACCGACCTTTATTTTGAGCCCTTGTTCAAGGAAGAGTTCGTGGCGTTAATGCCTGAAGATCATCCGCTGGCGTTGAAAGAGGTTCTCTCGCCGGAAGATATTCGGGATTATCGCCTGCTGATCACCTCGGCCACCTGTCCGTACCGCAGGAAGCTGGAGATGGTGATGCAGGAAACGGGGAACCTGACGCTTGATACGATGGAGATCGGAAGCATGACGGCGTTGAAATTTTTCGCCCAGAGCGGCCTCGGCATCGCCCTTGTCCCCAAAATTATAGCGGAGCCCGTTTCAGCGGGAACCACCACCCGCATCATCGAAGGAAGCCTGATCCATATGACTTTCGGGCTCCTGTCCAAAGCTTCGGCATATCCGCCGCAGTTGGCCGGGCACAAGCTTTATCAGTATCTGAAGCAGCATCTAGCTACATAAAATCGAAAAAATAACGGATCACATGGAAAAAGACCGGCGAAGTGTAGGTCAGGCTGTCGACCCGGCTTAAGTAGCTTTTTTTCAACGCATCGAACTTATCGTCATCGCCGATTAACAAATCCCGCTTCAGTACGGAAACCGTCAAGCTGCCGAAGAAACCGCTCAGACTGATCAGCATACCGGAGAAGATACCGAAAGTCGGGTCAAGCGGCGTCAGGTAAGGGTAGATCAGATACGAGGCCCCCGTCGTTACGAGAAAAGCGCATGCGAAGCCTTCCCACGTCAAATTCGGATTGGCGGTCGGGACGACTTTCCGCTTGCCGAAATAGATGGATGCGAGATAGTTTACAGCATCGCCAAGCTGCGTCAATACCACCAGAAAAAGCACAAGACCCGCTCCGTACTGCGGCGTGGCAATCTGGAAATAGGCCAGGTGGCTAAGTCCGAACACCATTAGCATGAGTCCCCACTGAGCCCGGCTGACGCTGCGCAGAAATCCGACCGTTCCTTTGTTAATCAATCTCGGGAGCGGCAGGAACAAGAATACATAGATGGGAATAAAGACGATAAACATCCCGTACCACCCGATATAAATCCAATAGAACTGCACGGGAATCGACAAATACGCCCACAGAAACAGTCTGCGGTCGGCTTTTTTTGACTTAATCATGGAGAAATATTCCTTCAGCGCGAAGAAGGCGAGCACCATGAGGGAAAGGAGCGAAACGACCGGGTTGAATAGGGTGGCCAAGCAAAAAATGAGCAGCATCCCCCACCACGTCTTAATGCGAAATCCAAGGCCTGTATAGTCTTTGTCCGGCTGAATTCTGCCCATCACATAATACAGCAGATGAATGACGGATAGGACTGCAAAAATAAGAACGAGCGTTAATAGCGAACGGTTCACTGACAATCACCAACTTGCCTGCAGAGTAGGAATCCAATAAAGGAATCTTATGATATTATGAAGGAAACGTTCACACTTGATAAGGGGAAAATTTGTAAATGGAAGCAGATCAATCGGTTTATATCCTGCTTACGAATACTGGAACACTTTTTACGAAAATCATTCAAGGCTATACGAAAGCGCCTTACAATCACGCTTCGATTTCCTTCAACCGGGAACTTTCGGAGCTGTACAGCTTCGGGAGAAAGCATCCGAGCAATCCTCTGAATGGCGGATTCGTGAAGGAGGATCTCAAGACAGGCACATTCAGCAAGTATCCGAATACGACGTGCGTCATCTATGAGCTTCAGGTAACAAGACGGGAAGTTGAGAAAATGAGAAGGGTTCTGCAAATCTTTATCCGCAGCCGCCAAAAGTATCTCTATAACATTCTGGGCGTGATCGGCGTCGCGCTAAAAGAACCGGTTGAATTCAGCAACTCCTACTTTTGCTCGCAATTCGTCGCGGAAATTCTGGAGCGGTCCGGTGTAAAGCTGTGGAATAAGCTGCCTGCGCTCGTTACACCGGATGATTTTCGGCAAAATGACCGGCTGCATTTGATCTACGAAGGGAAATTAAGTGAGTACGAGCCGGAGCGCTGAATAGCGGGTGCAGAGAGATTCTCAACATGTTGAAAGGGGAGAGAAAATGGTTCATGCAAAGAATGTCCTTAGCAATCAATTATTATCCAATGCGAATGATCCAAGCTGGCATATCCCGTTCATGCAGGCGGTCCGAGACATCACGGAGGAAGAAGCCTTTTGGAAGCCTTGTCAAGACAGCAGCAGTATCGCTGAGCTTACACAGCATTTGCTGTATTGGAATGATACGTGGCAGACCAGATACCGCCAGCGCCGGATGGATGCTGTGCCCCCTGTAGGAGATAACAACAACAGCTTTGTCATACCGGAGAACACCACATTTCGTGAGTTAAGTGCAGAGCTTCTAAAGGTGCTTTTAGGGTGGCAAGAGCTGCTGTCCGAAGAAAGCCTGGAAGCCGAGGTGGCAGGATTTCCGGAGCCGGCTAAATGGTGGGAGATCATCAGCAACGCGGCAACCCACAATGCCTATCATATCGGCCAAATGGTTTATATCCGCAAGCTTTGGATGGGGAATATGAGGGAATAAGATGGCGAGCCAGTGATACCAAACACTGATTGGATTTATAGGGAAGGTGAACCATGAAGAAAAAGATTCTGCTGATTCAGCCCGAGAACGAGAAGATCAACCGGTTCAGAAGGAAGCAGTTCAATAACTTCGTCCAGATCACGATGCCGTATTTGGCGGGGTTCATCGATGAGAGCAAATATGAGATCATACTGGTGGATGAGTACCGGCAGCGAATCCCTTTCCGCCGCACGTTTGATCTGGTCGCCATCACCGTGAATACGCCGAACGCCTACCACTGCTACGAGGTCGCGGAGAAGTTCCGGGCACATGGGGCCAAGGTGGTCATGGGCGGACCGCATGTTACGCTGCTGCCGGAGGAGGCTTCGCAGCACTGCGACAGTATCCTGATCGGTGAAGCGGAAGCGACCTGGCCGGCGTTTCTGGAGGATTTTTATACAGGACAAGAACGGGCCGTCTACCGGTCAGAGGGCATACCCGTTCTGAAGAATCTTCCTTTGCCGAGATGGGATCTCCTAAAGAGAAACCCGCTGATGAAGGGCGCGGTGTTTGCGACACGGGGCTGCCCTTACCGCTGCGCGTACTGCAATCTGAAGCAAATTTACCACGACCGCTTCCGCGTCCGGCCGATTCCTGAGGTTATCCGCGAAATCTCACTGATGAAATCGAAGTTTTTCGTGTTCTGGGACGATAATTTTTTTGCGGATAAAGCCCACGCCATCGAACTGATGGAGAGCCTGAAGCCCTTGGGCAAAAAATGGGCGGCACAGGTGACCCTCGCCGATTGCAATGACGACGAGCTGCTGGAGCGGGCAAGGGAAGCGGGCTGTTTGTATCTGTTCGTTGGGCTGGAGTCCTTCTCGCCATCCGCATTGCGGGGCGTCAACAAAGGGATCAACCGGGTCCATTCGTACCGTGATATCATAGGGAAGCTGCACAAGCACAAGATCATGATCCAGGCCGGCATTGTATTCGGCTTTGACGAGGATACGCCGGCTACCTTCCGGCATACGCTGGAGGCCTGCGAGGAGCTGGGAATCGACGGAGTGACCGTCAGCCTGCTCACACCGCTTCCCCGAACGCCCGTCTATGCCGGGATGAAAGAGGAGCGGAGGCTGCTGAATGAAGACTGGAGCCTGTACAACGGGAAGACGGATGTCGTGTTCCGTCCCCGGAATATGACCTCGGAGGAGCTGCTTGAGGGCTACCTCGATTTTCGCCGCAGGTTCTATTCGCTGCCCTCATTTATCAGGAGGATGAAGGTTTCAAGGACGCATCTCTTTTACAATTTCATTATCAATCTGGGATACCGATTGGCCCTCAAGCGTTAAGCGGGAAGTCCGCAAGCTGAGGGCTTTTTTTTGCGTTGATTTTAATGCATTGTTACTTCTGTAAGGAGCGGTGCTTGAATTATGGGCTAACTGGAGAGCTGAGCGGGAAAAATTGGAGCTTATTGGACCCGAATCCGAGTACCCACTCGAATAAAAGGGATTTCCTCCCTCTTAATGGGGGGATTTCCCCGGAATAGGCCCTTTTCTCAGAAATAAGCTGGAGCTTTTCCCGTTTATTTCACTAAATACGTCCCCAGGGGGAGGATAAGCGGGAGCTTTTCCAGTCTAATTTCTAAAAAAAGCGAACGAAATATCCGGTACTCTCCAATATAGAGTGTAAGACCGAAGGGGGAATGGCGGATGAATCATCCAAACCAAGATTCGCAGCTCGCAGCGCTTGTGCTTGCCGGCAGCCGTGAAGCGTACAGCCAGCTGTATGAAAGAACGATAACCGAGGTGTACCGAACCGTCCGTTTCCTCATTGGCGGGTCATCCGATACGGATGATGTCGTCCAGGAGATTTATATCCAGATGTACCGGTCTCTTGGGCAGTATGATGCAGCGCGGCCTTTTCGTCCGTGGCTGATGGGGGTGGCTATGCGGCAAATCCGGGCTTACCGGAGAAAGAGGTGGAATCAAATCCGTCTGATTAAAAAAGCGCAGCAGAGCGGGATCATCGCGGATTACGATTTTTCGGGGGAAGTGGTAGACAAAGTATCGTACCGTCCCCTAATCGCAAGCGTGGAACGCCTTCCGTACAAGCTGAAGCAGGTCGTGATTCTGCACTATTTAAATGAGTACTCCCAGGAGGAAATTGCGGATGCGCTGGGCATCCCTCTTGGAACGGTAAAGTCCCGTATCCACTCCGCCTTGAAGAAGCTGCGCAGCAAGCGGAGCAGCGAGATTTTGCTTATGGGAAAGGTGGAGGATTTGCATGAAGCTTGAGCAAGAGCTGCGAGAGGCATTACGGGAAGAAAGCAGGGCCTGGACGGCTCCTGCGGAACTAAAGGTCAGAATATTAAATCACAAATCAGTGAAACCGGAGGGAAGAAGAATGAAAAAATGGATTGCGGCAGGCATCCTGGCCGCCGTGCTGCTCGTTCCTACAGGAGCATATGCCGGGTACCATTATATCGCGGACTCGATATACGGCTCGCAGAAGCAGATTGAGCAAAAGGGTGGCACCCTGGAGCAGTATGACCATTTGGAGGAGAAGCTGCAAGCGGCGAAACAGAGCTTTGAACCGCAGGAGTTCGCGAAGCTGACGGTCCTGCTTAAAAAGTTGGGCGATTATAACCTCAAGATAGCCGATGACAAGGGAGCGCTGCATCCCGAGCGGCTGAGCCCTGAAGAGCAGGAAGCCTATAAGAAGCTTAACGCGGAGCTTGAACCTTATTTTGAGAAATTGAACGCGGAGGGAGCCGGGAATGGGGGCGTGAAGGAAACCGGGCAGCAGGCGGACAGCGCTGCGTTCTGGAAAGAGGCGCTGGCCTGTGGGGAGAAGAACCTCAGCAGTCAGGAACTTGCCAAAGTGAAAGGGATCATCGGCGAAATTCAAAAGATAGAGGTAAAGCCGGACGGCAGCGCCCGGGCGTTTACGGCTGAAGAGGCCGAGCATCTTAAAGAACTGATCCGGCAGCTGGAACCCTACCAAGATCAATTGGGGATTATGCTGAAGCCGGCTTCCTGACTCCTGACTCCACCGGTAAATATGGTGTTGACCATGAACAAAAGCCCATGCGGTCTGCAATCAGCAGGCACATGGGCTTTTTACTATTCCGTTTAGCGTGATTTGATCCCCTCGAATCCATAGGTTATTAAATTTTTTATAACCGTTTCCTCCAGATTTTCGCCGGTAATTAACAGTCTATAAAAAATGGGTCCGTACAAGAGATCAATACATAATGAGATATCCAAGCCTTCTCTCAGTTCACCACGCTGGGCTCCCCGCTCAAGAAGCTGCCGCGCCTCAAGCCGCCGAGGATGGAAAAATTCCGCCCGGTAGGCTTCAGCCAACCCCGGATCAAATTGTCCCTCACCGATCAGCTCGGTAATGACTTTCCCTTCCCGGGTTGACAGAAATCTGGCCAAATTCGAGGCATGAATGATGATATCGTCATACACCGACCCGGTATCGGGTATCGGCAGTCTTTCGGAAGCCGCGCACAGGTAGCCGGCCATGACGACGGCAGCTTTATTGGGCCACCATTTATAAATGGTCGCTTTGCTGACCTTGGCCCGTTCCGCAATTTTTTCAACCGTTACGGCACCAAATCCGGTTTCGAGCAGCAGGTCATAGGAGGCGCTCAGAATAGCCTTTTCGGCTTCGACATTGCGTGGACGTCCTCTTTTGGTATCCATGGGGAATTCTCCTCCTTAAAAGTTCCATCAAGCTTTGCCTGACATATACTGTACGTATATTATACAAAATATTTATGGGTTGGAAAAACTATTTACAAAACTGAACGTTCAGTATATTATATAGATGTGGATTAAAACTAAGGAGGAATTAGAATGAATCACTCGCAGTCTGAAGTTAAACGTGTGCCGAACTGGATCATGCTGCTGCTGGCCATATCGTGCGGCCTTATCGTTGCCAATCTTTATTATGCTCAACCTTTGGTGGGACCCATCAGCGAGGCTACGGGTTTGTCGCCCGGCGCGGCGGGATTAATTGTAACGTTGACGCAAATCGGTTATGTACTCGGATTGTTGTTCATCGTTCCGCTTAGTGATCTTATCGAAAATCGGCGTCTGGCAGTTTCCGCGTTGATCGTCGTCGTGTGTGCTCTGATTGCAGCGGCGCTGGCGACGAATGCAACGATTTTTCTGGCGGCGTCTTTATTTATCGGACTTGGATCTGTAACAGCGCAAATTCTTGTTCCTTATGCCGCTTATCTGGCATCGGAAGAGCAGCGCGGCCGCGTCGTAGGCAATGTAATGAGCGGACTGCTGCTGGGGATTATGTTTGCCCGTCCGGCGGCAAGCTTTCTGGCCGACCTCTTTGGATGGAAAGTTATATTTTGGCTGTCGGCTGGAATCATTGCCTTGCTGACCCTTCTTCTGTCTCGCGCACTTCCTGAGCGCAAGCCCGCGCCAACCCTGAAATATGCCCAATTGATAGGATCGTTGGGAGCTCTATGGAGAGGAACGCCTGTTTTGCGCCGCAGAGCCTTTTATCAAGCTTTTCTATTTGGCTCCTTCAGTCTTTTTTGGACCGTTGTCCCGATGCGGTTATCCGGATATTTTCATTTGTCACAGCAAGGAATCGCCTTATTTGCCCTGGCCGGTGTGGCTGGAGCTGTAGCTGCGCCTATCGCCGGGAGACTGGCTGACCGGGGCTGGACCCGAATGCTGACAGGTCTGGCTATAACGATTGCCGCTGCATCTTTTTTACTCTCGTATCTGGTCCGTGGCAATTCTGCCGTATCTCTGGCCTTGCTGCTTCTTGCCGCAATCGTACTGGACATGGGAGTTTCCGGTAATCTTGTGCTGGGGCAGCGTGCTATCTATTCCTTGGGGAGTGAGTCCAGAGGGCGTCTGAACGGCCTGTTTATGGCTATATTCTTTGTCGGCGGGGCATTAGGCTCTTTCCTGGGGGGCTGGTCATATGCTTACGGCGGCTGGTCCTCGGCAGCCTTGTTAGGCTTGCTGATGCCGGTTTTGGCCCTGCTGTACTTTTTTACAGAACACAAGCAGTCGGCGGCTGCGCTGGTTAACCATGGCGGCGGAACCGTCGCCGAGAAATAAACATCTTTTCCCGGCCGCAGCGCCGGTTGTAACGGCAAGAACCTGAGACTTGTGCAGGTTCTTGCCGTTTATTTTTGCCCGGGTGTATCCGAGGTCCCACGCTTGTCACGCCTGTCTGCATATTGCGGTGTTGTCCCTCATAGACATGTACTAATCAATGCATTCAAAACAGGTTAAGGGGATGATGTCATGCGCCGGATAGTATGGGTACTCGCGGTCATTATGAGCGTGGCCCTTCTGATGACGGGGTGCGGAAAGAAGGATGCCTCGTCCGTGGTCAAGGATTTGAACGACGTGGCCGACAAGCTGGAGAGCAAGACGGGAGCTTATCAGGGGGCGGGCACGATGACCCTGTATACCGGAGAGCAGCCGCAGGAGTACAAGGTTGAGGTATGGTACAAAAATCCGTCGTATTACCGGATCAGCCTGGCCAACGTGCAGAAGAACCTGACGCAGATCGTGCTGCGCAACGATGAAGGCGTGTTCGTGCTGACTCCGAGTCTCGGCAAGAGCTTCCGGTTCCAGAGCGACTGGCCGGACAATCAGGGGCAGGTCTACCTGTACCAGACGCTGGTGAAAGGCATCGTCACCGACAACAACCGCCAGTTCGTGGCCGACAAGGACAGCTACATATTCGACGTTGCGGCCAATTACCAGAGCAGCGCCCTGGTGCGGCAGAAGATTTGGCTGGACAAAAAGACTTACGGGCCCAAAGAGGTGCAGGTATCGGATGCGGAAGCCAAGGTCGTGGTCGATGTGAAGTTCGATAAATTCACCTTTACCCCCGAGTTTACGGCCGATTCGTTTGACATGCAGAAGAATATGGCTTCGCAAGGCGCTTCGGAAAATACGGTAGCCGAGGTTGATGAGAACGGCAACCCTCTGCCTGCCGCGGATACTCAGGATGGAACGCAGGCACAGGCAAGCGCGCAGCTTGGCGACTTCGGCATCATCGAGCCGGGGTACACCCCGGATGGCGTGAAGTTCAAGGATTCCAATAAAGTCGAGAATAGCGACGACCATGCCGTGCTTCTGCGGTATGAAGGAATTTACCAGTACACGATTATGGAATCGCGTCCGCTCGATCAGGCCGTGTCGCTTGCGCCGGGAGAAGGCGTTGACCTTGGCTTCACCCTTGGTCTTCTGACCGGGGCCGAGGATGAGCAGCAGACCTTGACCTGGATGGGCGACGGGCTCCAGTACCGGATCACAAGCGCGAACCTTCCGCTTAGTGAAATGATGGAAATCGCCGTGTCTATGCAGGATCAAGCGGGTAAATAATAGGTTGTAGGCGGATACTGCTTATTGTGGGATGATTTCCTTCTACAATGTAGTATCCGCTTTGCTTTCCTCCGGTAACGTCAAATCCCTGCTTACATTGACAGTCCCTTCCGTTAGCATTACCATTACGAATAAGAAAGAGATCAATGCAATCCATGGCAGATGCTTATTTCACACGAGAAGGTGACTGGAAGTGCAAGAAAGCTATCGACCGACCGTAGCCGAGATTGATTTGGATGCTTTGCGCGCAAATTACGAAAGCTTCCGCCAGCATTTGTCGGCGGGTATGAAGTTTATGGTTTGCGTCAAAGGAAATGCCTACGGTCATGGGGCAGTGGAAGTGACGCGGGAACTTGAACGCCTGAGTGCGGATTATGTCAGTGTGGCTTTTCTGGACGAGGCGATCGAGCTGCGTCAGGCGGGAATCGGCCTGCCGATTCTGGTGCTTGGCTATACGCCCCCGGAAGCCATTGAGGCCGCCTGGGAGAACGACGTAACCGTGACGCTTTTTACTCCTGAAGTGCTGGAGGCGGCATCGAAGCTTCCTGTGAATGACAGCCGGAAGCTGAAGGTGCACATCAAGATCGACAGCGGCATGGGCCGACTCGGACTTCTTCCGGCCGATGCGCGGCCGTTCATTGAAGAGGCGCAGCGCGTTCGGCAGTTGGAATTGGAGGGGATGTTCACCCATTTTGCCAAAGCGGATGAAGCAGACAAAAGCTATACACTGGAGCAGTACCGACGGTTCATGAGCGTGACGGAAGCGCTTCGGGAAAGACAGATCCACATCCCGATCATACATACGGGCAATAGCGCTACGGCCATTGATACCCCGCATTTATCTCCGAACATGGTTCGCGTGGGCGTCAGCATATACGGATTCTATCCGTCGACCGAGGTGAACCGGCAGCAGGTGAAGCTGCACCCGGTCATGACGCTGAAGACTAAGGCTGTATATGTCAAAAGCCTGCCGGAGAGCTGGGGCATCAGCTACGGCACCCGCTACCGCGCAGATAGCGGCGAATATATCGCCACGCTGCCCATAGGGTACGCAGACGGATATTCCCGCATGCTGAGCGGCAAGGCAGAGGTGTTAATACGCGGCCGCCGCGTTCCTGTCGTCGGAACCATCTGCATGGACCAGTGTATGGTATCGCTCAAATCTTTCGCCAAAGAGGCGGAACAAATCAAAGCCGGCGAAGAGGTTGTACTCATCGGCAGTCAGGCTGGCGGCTCCATTACGGCAGACGAGCTGGCTCTCCATCTTGGAACGATACACTATGAGGTGACCTGCATGCTGGCCCACCGGGTGCCGCGCGTTTATATCCGCGAAGGCTCGGCTCCCCGCCTGGTAAATGCCTTACTGCAATCCGGAAGCCCCAATCCTGTAGGATAAGCGGGAATCATCAAGGAATATGAATTCGTGGACAATGATGTGACTTATGGTCTATACGAACCGCCGTTTCTAGTTTATAATTGAATGCAGCATACTTGATATACTGACGGCATATATTCCTTGTATAAAATTCCTTGCATAATGCTACACTGGAATACAAGGGCAGTAGGTTTGTGGGGGTGGAAGAGAAGTTGGCCAATTTGCAAAACACCAAAAGAATCATGATCAGCTTGCCCGATCATCTCTTGCAGGAGGTGGACGGAATTGTCCAGATGGAAAATTCCAACCGCAGTGAATTGATCCGGCAGGCCATGAAGCTGTATCTCAGCGAACGGAGGAAGCGTTCCATCAGGGAGTCCATGCAGCGTGGATACATGGAAATGGCCAAGATTAACTTGACCATGGCATGTGAAGCGTTCCTAGCCGAGGAAGATGCAGACAGCACTCTTGGCCGCTTAGTAAGCGGGGTGTAGATATTGATCGTAAAACGCGGCGACGTTTTTTTTGCCGACCTTTCGCCAGTAGTGGGCTCGGAGCAAGGCGGGGTAAGGCCCGTGCTGGTTATTCAGAACGATATTGGCAATCGCTTCAGTCCTACGGTAATTGTTGCGGCAATTACCGCACAAATTCAGAAGGCCAAGCTGCCCACCCATGTAGAGATTGAAGCGGCGTCCCACGGGTTTGACCGGGATTCCGTCATTCTGCTGGAGCAGGTCCGGACGATCGACAAGCAGCGCTTGACGGATAAGATCACCCACCTGGATGACGAAACGATGAAAAAGGTGGATGACTCGCTGCAAATCAGCTTGGGGCTGATTGATTTTTAAGCTGAATCGCTATCTCATAGAGAAGGTTAGGAAGGGCTCGCCGCGGTTGCGCGGTGAGCCTTTTTGTCGTCGGCACGGCCGTCAGTAGCGGTTAAAGGTATTGAAGCTCCAATCTTGCTGATTGTGAAAGCCATGAGGCTAAAGATACAGGGTGACGGCAGAGAGCCATAGGCCGCAATTCCCTCGTAGTACTCGCGGGAACAACGAATGGTTTTGTATGGAAGAGCATTGCTGTTATTTTATCCGCTGAAGTTTCGAAGAAGCGCGTGTCTGGGCCTTCCCGCGAGCTTTTTTACCCCGGAGATTGTCCAGGGCGGCTGGAACGTCTTTGGCCAAGTATGATACTATTTGACATAGCGGATTTAAGAGGTTGGAGGAGGAAGCTCATTGATCGAACAGGATAAGAATACCGTTTCGGAGGAAGCGGCGCGCCGGGAGCGGCAGACGATGATCAGCCAGATCGCCAGGGAGCTTGGCCTGTCGGAGAAGCAGGTAGGGACGACCGCGGGGCTGCTGGACGAGGGCAATACGATCCCGTTCATCGCCCGGTACCGCAAGGAGATGACCGGAGAGCTGGACGAGAACGCGCTGCGGGATATCGAGGAGCGGCTCGGCTATTTGCGTTCGCTCGGTGAACGTAAACGTGAAGTCATCCGGATCATCGAGGAGCAGGGCAAGCTGACGGAGGAGCTGCGGGAGCAAATAACGAAAGCAGTCAAGCTCCAGGAAGTGGAAGACCTGTACCGGCCGTACCGTCAGAAGCGGAAGACCCGGGCGAGCGTCGCCAAGGAGAAGGGGCTGGAACCGCTGGCCGACTGGATCTTGGAGCAGCGGCGGGGTGCGGACCCGGCAGCGGAGGCCGCAAAATATATTGACTTAGACAAAGGCGTGGAGTCGGCCGAGCAGGCCCTGCAGGGCGCGCAGGATATTATCGCTGAAGCAATCGCCGATGACGCGGCGGTCCGGGCTTGGGTGCGCCAGTTCACGGCGTCGCAGGGAATTCTCGTCTCCGAAGCGAAGGATAAAGAGCAGGAATCCGTATACGAGAACTATTACAACTACCGCGAGCCGGTTCACAAAATGCCGCCGCACCGCATCCTTGCCATCAACCGCGGGGAGCGGGAGAACGTACTGAAGG encodes:
- a CDS encoding SDR family NAD(P)-dependent oxidoreductase, giving the protein MDLKQKIALVTGGGTGIGRAASLMLAERGAAVVVNYSRSRPEAEETIRRINDQGGWAIAVQADVSRDNEVRAMIETIVQQFGTVDVLVNNASITKHIPIDDLEAVTGGTWDELFDVNVKGMFYCARAVAPHMKKNKQGAIVNLGSIAGQTGLGSSLPYAVSKAAVHGLTKSLARALAPDIRVNCVVPGAVATRWWAGREEQMRRLAPHLLLQRISTPEDIASMICTVLEQEAMTGQILTVDSGQTL
- a CDS encoding LysR family transcriptional regulator is translated as MDLKTLKTFQLIVKYGSFVRAAEEMNYVQSTVTMQIQKLEAELGVQLIERGNGKELRLTEAGRLFHGQSLQIVKNMEQIQTDLANLQLGESGHLRIGVTEPTASYRLPGILKGFMSTYPNIRISVEFGNTPLLSERTLKGELDFSLCSAPDLGTDLYFEPLFKEEFVALMPEDHPLALKEVLSPEDIRDYRLLITSATCPYRRKLEMVMQETGNLTLDTMEIGSMTALKFFAQSGLGIALVPKIIAEPVSAGTTTRIIEGSLIHMTFGLLSKASAYPPQLAGHKLYQYLKQHLAT
- a CDS encoding phosphatidate cytidylyltransferase, whose product is MNRSLLTLVLIFAVLSVIHLLYYVMGRIQPDKDYTGLGFRIKTWWGMLLIFCLATLFNPVVSLLSLMVLAFFALKEYFSMIKSKKADRRLFLWAYLSIPVQFYWIYIGWYGMFIVFIPIYVFLFLPLPRLINKGTVGFLRSVSRAQWGLMLMVFGLSHLAYFQIATPQYGAGLVLFLVVLTQLGDAVNYLASIYFGKRKVVPTANPNLTWEGFACAFLVTTGASYLIYPYLTPLDPTFGIFSGMLISLSGFFGSLTVSVLKRDLLIGDDDKFDALKKSYLSRVDSLTYTSPVFFHVIRYFFDFM
- a CDS encoding DinB family protein codes for the protein MVHAKNVLSNQLLSNANDPSWHIPFMQAVRDITEEEAFWKPCQDSSSIAELTQHLLYWNDTWQTRYRQRRMDAVPPVGDNNNSFVIPENTTFRELSAELLKVLLGWQELLSEESLEAEVAGFPEPAKWWEIISNAATHNAYHIGQMVYIRKLWMGNMRE
- a CDS encoding B12-binding domain-containing radical SAM protein; this encodes MKKKILLIQPENEKINRFRRKQFNNFVQITMPYLAGFIDESKYEIILVDEYRQRIPFRRTFDLVAITVNTPNAYHCYEVAEKFRAHGAKVVMGGPHVTLLPEEASQHCDSILIGEAEATWPAFLEDFYTGQERAVYRSEGIPVLKNLPLPRWDLLKRNPLMKGAVFATRGCPYRCAYCNLKQIYHDRFRVRPIPEVIREISLMKSKFFVFWDDNFFADKAHAIELMESLKPLGKKWAAQVTLADCNDDELLERAREAGCLYLFVGLESFSPSALRGVNKGINRVHSYRDIIGKLHKHKIMIQAGIVFGFDEDTPATFRHTLEACEELGIDGVTVSLLTPLPRTPVYAGMKEERRLLNEDWSLYNGKTDVVFRPRNMTSEELLEGYLDFRRRFYSLPSFIRRMKVSRTHLFYNFIINLGYRLALKR
- a CDS encoding sigma-70 family RNA polymerase sigma factor, whose amino-acid sequence is MNHPNQDSQLAALVLAGSREAYSQLYERTITEVYRTVRFLIGGSSDTDDVVQEIYIQMYRSLGQYDAARPFRPWLMGVAMRQIRAYRRKRWNQIRLIKKAQQSGIIADYDFSGEVVDKVSYRPLIASVERLPYKLKQVVILHYLNEYSQEEIADALGIPLGTVKSRIHSALKKLRSKRSSEILLMGKVEDLHEA
- a CDS encoding DUF3600 domain-containing protein yields the protein MKKWIAAGILAAVLLVPTGAYAGYHYIADSIYGSQKQIEQKGGTLEQYDHLEEKLQAAKQSFEPQEFAKLTVLLKKLGDYNLKIADDKGALHPERLSPEEQEAYKKLNAELEPYFEKLNAEGAGNGGVKETGQQADSAAFWKEALACGEKNLSSQELAKVKGIIGEIQKIEVKPDGSARAFTAEEAEHLKELIRQLEPYQDQLGIMLKPAS